One genomic segment of Pandoraea sputorum includes these proteins:
- a CDS encoding MFS transporter: MSDARPPLPPCPTTATVGGDPFIAPDSASPDARIVSLVTSLSRANLAAQFSEQMTLAVIPIVAVIALQASAQQTASLQAATTLPFLLLSLPAGVLADRYRRKPLMIATELLRAVALLLLFALFQMKWLSLTALGVLGFAMASGTVVFGAAAPSLVAMLVGPAHLLAANRRLETARSVAFTAGPAIGGALAGVASGTFAFAAAFALSLGSAFWLSRLPEEAPRAPSHRDFKRELAQGIRFIATNAYLRSIVATAFVFNTSWYLLLAIFAYYAIDTLAFSAQAVGAALGVYGFGMVCGAIGYTRIAQRLPFGRQILLGPVCAAVAALLMASTSMLAVGDKHGTAHVLVFIAFFLFGFGPIVWTISTTSLRQVVTPGGLIARVSAATMTATFGARPLGAFLGAWVASSLGIKACLIAMALGFALQLAIILRSPAARLRSLTSPVSVTSESN, from the coding sequence ATGTCAGACGCTCGCCCGCCGCTCCCGCCCTGCCCGACCACCGCCACAGTCGGGGGGGATCCGTTCATCGCCCCCGACTCCGCGTCGCCCGATGCACGCATCGTGTCGCTCGTCACGTCGCTCTCGCGTGCAAATCTCGCCGCACAGTTCAGCGAACAGATGACGTTGGCCGTCATTCCGATTGTGGCGGTGATTGCATTGCAGGCGTCTGCGCAACAGACGGCCTCGTTGCAAGCCGCCACGACGCTACCCTTCTTGCTGCTCTCCCTGCCTGCGGGTGTGCTCGCCGATCGGTACCGGCGCAAACCGCTGATGATCGCGACCGAACTGCTGCGTGCCGTCGCCTTACTGCTGCTGTTCGCGCTGTTCCAGATGAAGTGGCTGTCGCTCACGGCACTCGGAGTGCTGGGCTTCGCGATGGCCTCGGGGACGGTCGTCTTTGGGGCGGCTGCGCCATCGCTTGTGGCCATGCTCGTCGGCCCGGCGCATCTGCTCGCCGCGAACCGGCGGCTCGAAACCGCGCGCAGCGTCGCCTTCACCGCAGGGCCAGCCATTGGCGGTGCGCTCGCTGGGGTAGCGTCGGGCACGTTTGCGTTTGCGGCAGCCTTCGCGTTATCGCTCGGCAGCGCGTTCTGGCTGTCGCGTCTGCCTGAAGAAGCGCCCCGCGCGCCATCGCATCGCGACTTCAAGCGCGAACTGGCGCAAGGCATTCGCTTCATTGCCACAAATGCCTATCTGCGATCGATCGTCGCAACGGCTTTCGTGTTCAACACGTCGTGGTATCTGCTTCTGGCGATCTTCGCGTACTACGCCATCGACACGCTCGCATTCTCGGCGCAAGCCGTCGGCGCGGCATTGGGTGTGTATGGCTTCGGGATGGTGTGCGGCGCGATAGGTTACACGCGCATCGCGCAACGGCTGCCGTTCGGCCGACAGATCCTTTTGGGACCGGTTTGCGCGGCGGTCGCAGCGCTATTGATGGCGTCGACTTCGATGCTGGCCGTCGGCGATAAGCACGGTACTGCCCACGTGCTGGTCTTCATCGCGTTCTTTCTATTCGGCTTCGGCCCGATTGTGTGGACGATCTCGACGACGTCGCTGCGCCAGGTGGTCACGCCGGGCGGCCTGATCGCACGTGTGTCGGCAGCGACGATGACGGCGACCTTCGGTGCGCGTCCTCTCGGCGCTTTTCTGGGTGCGTGGGTCGCGTCGTCGCTCGGCATCAAAGCGTGCCTGATCGCGATGGCCTTGGGCTTCGCGCTGCAACTCGCGATCATCCTCCGCTCGCCTGCGGCGCGATTGAGATCGCTCACCTCACCCGTCAGCGTTACCAGCGAATCGAATTGA
- the hisC gene encoding histidinol-phosphate transaminase: protein MSKFWSAGVADLTPYVPGEQPQMQRLIKLNTNENPYGPSPRVLAAIRDALGADADALKLYPDPDARRFKQAIATRFGLEVANVHVGNGSDEVLANVFQGLLKHDKPILYPDITYSFYPVYCGLYGVAFENVPLTDTFEIDVNDYLKPNGGIIFPNPNAPTGRALASGKIERLLAGNPDSVVVIDEAYIDFGGETAATLIAKYPNLLVVQTLSKSRSLAGLRLGFAIGHPDLIEALERVKNSFNSYPLDRLAQAAGVAAIEDEAYFNETRQAVIESREALTSRLTALGFDVLPSKANFVFVRHPAHDAAQLAAALRERSIIVRHFKHARIAQFLRITVGTESECQALTDALKEVLGA, encoded by the coding sequence ATGAGTAAATTCTGGAGTGCGGGCGTCGCCGATCTGACGCCCTATGTCCCCGGTGAGCAGCCGCAGATGCAGCGGCTCATCAAACTCAATACCAACGAGAATCCGTACGGCCCGTCGCCGCGCGTGCTGGCCGCCATTCGCGACGCGCTCGGCGCGGATGCCGATGCGCTGAAGCTGTACCCGGACCCGGATGCACGCCGCTTCAAGCAGGCCATCGCGACGCGCTTCGGTCTGGAAGTGGCCAACGTTCACGTGGGCAACGGTTCGGACGAAGTGCTGGCCAACGTGTTTCAGGGCCTGCTCAAGCACGATAAGCCGATCTTGTATCCGGACATCACGTATAGCTTCTATCCCGTGTACTGCGGGCTGTACGGCGTGGCGTTCGAGAACGTGCCGCTGACCGACACGTTCGAAATCGACGTCAACGATTACCTGAAACCGAACGGCGGCATCATTTTCCCGAATCCGAACGCACCGACGGGGCGCGCGCTGGCGTCGGGCAAGATCGAGCGTCTGCTGGCAGGCAACCCGGATTCGGTGGTGGTGATCGACGAGGCTTACATCGACTTCGGTGGCGAGACGGCGGCGACGCTGATCGCGAAGTATCCGAATCTGCTCGTCGTGCAAACGCTTTCGAAGTCGCGCTCGCTGGCGGGGTTGCGTCTGGGTTTCGCCATCGGTCATCCGGATTTGATCGAAGCGCTGGAGCGCGTGAAGAACAGCTTCAACTCGTATCCGCTCGACCGGCTTGCGCAAGCGGCGGGTGTTGCGGCCATCGAAGACGAAGCGTATTTCAACGAGACGCGTCAGGCCGTCATTGAAAGTCGTGAGGCCTTGACGTCGCGATTGACGGCGCTCGGTTTCGACGTGCTTCCGTCGAAGGCGAACTTCGTGTTCGTGCGTCACCCGGCGCACGACGCGGCGCAACTGGCCGCTGCGCTGCGCGAGCGCTCGATCATCGTGCGGCACTTCAAGCACGCGCGCATCGCGCAGTTCCTGCGGATCACGGTGGGAACGGAGAGCGAGTGTCAGGCGTTGACGGATGCCTTGAAGGAAGTACTCGGCGCGTAA
- a CDS encoding O-succinylhomoserine sulfhydrylase has protein sequence MDSFDFDTLAVRAGTQRSEFGEHSEALFLTSSFVFKSAAEAAERFAHSEEGFTYSRFTNPTVSMFQDRLAALEGGEACMATASGMSAIVSVVMTALSAGDHLVSSQSIFGSTLNVFSQIFSRFGVETTFVDPTDLDAWRAAIRPNTKMFFLETPSNPLTDIADIEAIGKIAKEAGALFVVDNCFCTPVLQRPIEYGADVVVHSATKYLDGQGRVLGGAIVGKKDFIMGKVFTFVRSAGPTLSAFNAWVLLKGMETLSLRVEKQSANALELAQWLEKQPQIGRVYYPGLPSHPQYELAKRQQKAGGAIVAFELKGATPAEQRENAWRLIDNTRVCSITGNLGDTRTTITHPASTTHGRITPEARAAAGITEGLIRLAVGLESPADIQADLARGFVS, from the coding sequence ATGGATTCCTTCGACTTCGATACCCTGGCGGTGCGCGCGGGCACGCAACGCTCCGAGTTTGGTGAACACTCCGAGGCGCTGTTCCTGACCTCGAGCTTCGTATTCAAGAGCGCGGCCGAGGCCGCCGAGCGCTTCGCGCATTCGGAAGAAGGGTTCACGTACTCGCGCTTCACCAACCCGACCGTATCGATGTTCCAGGACCGTCTGGCCGCGCTCGAAGGCGGTGAGGCCTGCATGGCGACGGCGTCGGGCATGAGCGCCATCGTCTCGGTGGTGATGACGGCACTGTCGGCTGGCGACCACCTCGTTAGCTCGCAGAGCATCTTCGGCTCGACGCTGAACGTGTTCTCGCAGATCTTCAGCCGCTTTGGTGTCGAGACGACCTTTGTCGATCCGACCGACCTCGACGCCTGGCGCGCCGCGATCCGTCCGAACACGAAGATGTTCTTCCTCGAGACGCCGTCCAACCCGCTCACCGACATTGCCGACATCGAAGCGATTGGCAAGATCGCGAAGGAAGCGGGGGCGCTGTTCGTCGTGGACAACTGTTTCTGCACGCCGGTGTTGCAACGTCCGATCGAGTACGGTGCAGACGTTGTGGTGCACTCGGCAACGAAGTACCTCGACGGTCAGGGCCGTGTGCTGGGCGGCGCGATCGTCGGCAAGAAGGACTTCATCATGGGCAAGGTCTTCACGTTCGTTCGCAGCGCGGGCCCGACGCTCTCGGCGTTCAACGCGTGGGTGTTGCTCAAGGGCATGGAAACGCTGTCGTTGCGTGTCGAGAAGCAATCGGCCAACGCGTTGGAACTCGCGCAATGGCTGGAGAAGCAGCCGCAGATCGGCCGCGTGTACTACCCGGGCCTGCCCTCGCATCCGCAATACGAGCTCGCGAAGCGTCAGCAAAAGGCGGGCGGCGCGATTGTCGCCTTCGAACTCAAGGGCGCGACGCCTGCCGAGCAGCGCGAGAACGCATGGCGTCTGATCGACAACACGCGTGTGTGCTCGATCACCGGCAACCTCGGCGATACGCGCACGACCATCACGCACCCGGCGAGCACGACGCACGGCCGCATCACGCCGGAAGCACGTGCCGCAGCGGGCATCACCGAAGGGCTGATCCGCCTGGCCGTCGGTCTGGAGTCGCCGGCCGACATTCAGGCCGATCTGGCGCGCGGTTTCGTGAGCTGA
- the purF gene encoding amidophosphoribosyltransferase: MCGIVGVVSKSPVNQFIYDSLLLLQHRGQDAAGIATTDGQSFYMHKGNGMVRDVFRTRNMRDLPGTVGIGQVRYPTAGSSSAAQAQPFYVNAPYGIVLAHNGNLTNWEQLKDEMFRVDRRHINTTSDSEVLLNVLAHELQENSRDGLSVDSLFQAVGKVHNRLRGSYAIVSIISGFGLLAFRDPHGIRPLCIGRFDGPNGTEWMIASESVALEGMGFAFERDVKPGEAIFISNDGELTSQQCAPASSMHPCIFELVYLARPDSVLDGVPVYDARLRMGDYLAEKIRREIDYKDIDVVMPIPDSSRPAAMQVAKRLGLNYREGFFKNRYVGRTFIMPGQAMRKKSVRQKLNAMRVEFKDKNVLIVDDSIVRGTTSQEIVQMARDAGARKVIFASAAPPVKFPNVYGIDMPTRSELVAHDRSDEEVARIIGADELIYQDVEDMKAAVRDINPALSDFDASCFDGNYITGDVTPEYLNRLEQQRKAPKAPVVEASEGDDGEPRGAQLGL; encoded by the coding sequence ATGTGTGGCATCGTCGGTGTAGTCTCCAAATCCCCGGTCAACCAGTTCATCTACGATAGTCTGCTGCTGCTGCAGCACCGCGGCCAGGACGCCGCCGGTATCGCGACGACGGATGGCCAGTCCTTCTACATGCACAAGGGCAACGGCATGGTGCGCGACGTGTTCCGCACGCGCAACATGCGCGACTTGCCGGGCACGGTGGGCATCGGTCAGGTGCGTTACCCGACCGCAGGCTCGTCGAGCGCAGCACAGGCCCAGCCGTTCTACGTGAATGCCCCGTACGGCATCGTGCTCGCCCACAACGGCAACCTCACGAACTGGGAACAGCTCAAGGACGAGATGTTCCGTGTCGATCGTCGCCACATCAACACCACGTCCGACTCCGAAGTTCTGCTCAACGTGCTCGCACACGAACTGCAGGAAAACTCGCGCGACGGTCTGTCCGTGGACTCGCTGTTCCAGGCCGTGGGCAAGGTGCACAACCGTCTGCGCGGCTCGTACGCCATCGTCTCCATCATCTCCGGCTTCGGTTTGCTCGCCTTCCGCGACCCGCACGGCATTCGTCCGCTGTGTATCGGCCGCTTCGACGGCCCGAACGGCACGGAGTGGATGATTGCATCGGAATCGGTGGCCCTCGAAGGTATGGGCTTCGCGTTCGAGCGCGACGTCAAGCCGGGCGAGGCGATCTTCATCAGCAACGATGGCGAACTGACGTCGCAGCAATGCGCGCCGGCATCGTCGATGCATCCGTGTATTTTCGAACTCGTCTATCTCGCCCGTCCGGATTCGGTGCTCGACGGCGTGCCCGTCTACGACGCTCGTCTGCGCATGGGTGACTACCTCGCCGAGAAGATCCGCCGCGAGATCGATTACAAGGACATCGATGTCGTCATGCCGATTCCGGATTCCAGCCGTCCCGCTGCGATGCAAGTCGCCAAGCGTCTGGGTCTGAACTATCGCGAAGGCTTCTTCAAGAACCGTTACGTCGGCCGTACCTTCATCATGCCCGGCCAGGCGATGCGCAAGAAGTCGGTGCGTCAGAAGCTCAATGCGATGCGCGTCGAGTTCAAGGACAAGAACGTGCTGATCGTCGACGACTCGATCGTGCGCGGCACGACCAGCCAGGAAATCGTGCAGATGGCGCGCGACGCCGGTGCCCGCAAGGTGATCTTCGCCTCGGCTGCGCCGCCCGTGAAGTTCCCGAACGTGTACGGCATCGACATGCCCACGCGCAGCGAACTGGTCGCCCACGATCGCAGCGACGAGGAAGTGGCCCGCATCATCGGTGCAGACGAACTGATCTATCAGGACGTCGAGGACATGAAGGCCGCGGTGCGCGACATCAACCCGGCACTGTCGGACTTCGATGCCTCGTGCTTCGACGGTAACTACATCACCGGCGACGTCACGCCTGAGTACCTGAATCGTCTGGAGCAGCAACGCAAGGCACCGAAGGCGCCGGTCGTGGAAGCGAGCGAAGGCGACGACGGCGAGCCGCGCGGCGCGCAACTGGGCCTCTGA
- a CDS encoding CvpA family protein, translating into MGDTVHSGLLTVVDYAAIAILVGSMLLGMLRGLVRELFNLVGWVVAFFVARAFGPSVAHWLPADLPGGELTQGALGFLLVLVAVVFGAGIVSALVGRMTDMIGLRPADRGLGMLFGIVRGILLLMLLMVAAKLTALPQQPVWQHSVTRPWVEAGLARLMPYLPEPVQYYLRKPDAAVPSVNPLGKTLPLPQMEPYRGAPESGEQGGQGGQGGRPGAPGQPSGGQNGQSGASNGVVDQVARGVGNEATEVVNEVKAGATKAVSTRLSNLMGGAGTGLSAQGAGDAANGQQQGWGMRSGGSNGSPTPSTGLHKVSE; encoded by the coding sequence TTGGGCGATACGGTGCATAGCGGTCTGTTGACCGTGGTGGATTACGCGGCCATCGCCATTCTGGTGGGCTCGATGTTGCTGGGCATGCTGCGCGGTCTGGTGCGCGAGTTGTTCAACCTCGTGGGCTGGGTGGTGGCGTTCTTCGTCGCACGCGCCTTCGGTCCGAGCGTCGCTCACTGGCTCCCGGCCGATTTGCCGGGCGGCGAACTGACGCAAGGGGCATTGGGTTTTCTGCTGGTGCTGGTGGCCGTGGTGTTCGGTGCCGGGATCGTCAGCGCGCTCGTGGGGCGCATGACCGACATGATCGGCCTGCGTCCGGCGGATCGCGGGTTAGGCATGCTTTTTGGCATAGTTCGCGGCATTCTGCTCTTGATGTTGTTGATGGTCGCCGCCAAGTTAACGGCATTGCCGCAACAACCGGTCTGGCAGCACTCGGTGACGCGCCCGTGGGTCGAGGCGGGACTGGCGCGGCTGATGCCGTATCTGCCGGAGCCGGTGCAGTACTATCTGCGCAAGCCGGACGCCGCCGTGCCGAGCGTCAATCCATTGGGAAAGACACTTCCCTTGCCACAGATGGAACCTTATCGCGGCGCGCCTGAGTCAGGTGAGCAGGGCGGGCAGGGTGGTCAGGGCGGGCGGCCCGGCGCCCCGGGCCAGCCGTCGGGTGGACAGAATGGGCAGAGCGGTGCGTCGAATGGCGTCGTCGATCAGGTAGCGCGCGGCGTAGGGAACGAAGCGACCGAAGTGGTGAATGAAGTGAAGGCCGGCGCGACGAAGGCCGTCTCGACCCGATTGTCGAACCTGATGGGTGGCGCGGGGACGGGATTGAGCGCACAGGGCGCGGGCGACGCGGCGAATGGCCAGCAGCAGGGGTGGGGAATGCGCAGTGGCGGATCGAACGGATCGCCTACGCCATCGACCGGCCTGCACAAGGTTTCCGAATGA